Proteins co-encoded in one Populus trichocarpa isolate Nisqually-1 chromosome 10, P.trichocarpa_v4.1, whole genome shotgun sequence genomic window:
- the LOC7458626 gene encoding two-component response regulator-like PRR37 isoform X2 encodes MLSMNNGFAEQNHIVEDEQKKIRDGIMGEDQELSEEGESQINEDEKDVNDKGMESLQVLTDAQVVIQSQHQQSQGPLVHWERFLPRRSLKVLLVENDDSTRHVVSALLRNCGYEATAVANGLQAWKLLQDLTNHIDLVLTEVAMPCLSGIGLLSNIMSHKTCRNIPVIMMSSHDSMNVVFRCLSKGAVDFLVKPIRKNELKILWQHVWRRCHSASGSGSESAVRIQKSLKSKGADESDNDTDSNDDDDIGSIGLNARDGSDNGSGTQSSWTKRAVEVDSPKPMLPWDQLADPPDSTFAQVIHSRSEACDNWVPLATTKKFGKQDDELDNFVMGKDLEIGVPRIPNLQHKDLSKEVLTNIAGNNGEKFREIKSEQDSGHLEKGQLELNSEKHNTELRNQGNDLKGVSTNITNPQIESEVVDISNSLSSNKKNEVIYETKEMPSLELVLKRLRDTGDAWASANDRNVLRHSDLSAFSRYNSASTAYQAPTGNVGSCSLLDKCSEAAKTESMQNLQSNSNSTPRNLCSNGSSNNNDVGTTTNNAFAKPLVIRDKPTPKSTVKCLHPSSAFQPVQNDQTLHAQPVIQAAGPRCGSSNMLSTPMEGNAGNYSMNGSNGQNESCIALNPRGINLESNSGAAGKDENPGTGDESGSRSGGGQNCFALREAALNKFRQKRKERCFEKKVRYQSRKKLAEHRPRVRGQFVRQVPFEHKDEDAQS; translated from the exons ATGCTCTCAATGAACAACGGGTTTGCGGAGCAAAATCATATTGTAGAAGATGAGCAGAAGAAAATAAGGGACGGGATCATGGGTGAGGACCAGGAGCTCTCAGAGGAAGGTGAGTCCCAGATTAATGAGGATGAAAAAGATGTGAATGATAAGGGCATGGAATCGCTTCAGGTCCTGACCGATGCACAGGTTGTTATTCAGAGCCAACACCAACAGTCTCAAGGGCCTTTGGTTCACTGGGAGAGGTTCCTGCCTCGTCGGTCTCTAAAGGTTCTGCTTGTGGAAAATGATGATTCAACTCGCCATGTTGTCAGTGCGTTGCTTCGAAATTGCGGCTACGAAG ctacTGCTGTAGCAAATGGTCTACAAGCTTGGAAGCTGTTACAAGATCTGACAAATCACATTGATCTTGTTTTAACTGAGGTGGCTATGCCTTGTTTATCAGGCATTGGCCTTTTAAGCAACATTATGAGCCACAAAACTTGCAGGAATATTCCTGTAATTA TGATGTCATCTCATGATTCCATGAATGTAGTCTTTAGGTGTTTGTCAAAGGGTGCAGTTGACTTTTTAGTGAAGCCTATTCGAAAAAATGAGCTTAAAATCCTTTGGCAACATGTTTGGAGGAGGTGCCACAGC GCTAGTGGTAGCGGGAGTGAGAGTGCTGTACGGATTCAAAAATCCTTGAAGTCAAAAGGTGCTGATGAGTCCGATAATGATACTGACAGCAATGATGACGATGACATTGGAAGCATTGGTTTGAATGCAAGGGATGGAAGTGACAACGGAAGTGGTAcccag AGTTCCTGGACAAAGAGGGCCGTTGAAGTTGACAGTCCCAAACCAATGTTACCGTGGGACCAATTAGCTGATCCTCCTGATAGCACATTCGCCCAGGTTATTCACTCAAGGTCTGAGGCATGTGACAACTGGGTGCCCCTGGCTACAACGAAGAAGTTTGGAAAGCAGGATGATGAACTTG ATAACTTTGTTATGGGCAAGGACTTGGAGATAGGAGTACCTAGAATTCCAAATTTGCAGCATAAAGATCTAAGCAAAGAGGTACTGACCAACATAGCAGGGAATAATGGAGAGAAATTTCGTGAAATAAAATCAGAACAGGACAGTGGGCATTTAGAGAAAGGACAACTGGAGCTCAACAGTGAAAAACACAATACAGAATTGAGAAACCAAGGCAATGATCTCAAGGGTGTCAGCACAAACATTACTAATCCTCAGATTGAAAGTGAAGTCGTAGACATCTCAAACAGTCTCTCTTCTAACAAAAAGAATGAGGTCATCTATGAGACCAAGGAGATGCCTTCTCTTGAACTGGTTTTGAAAAGGCTGAGAGATACTGGAGATGCTTGGGCCAGTGCCAATGACCGAAATGTGTTGAGACATTCAGACCTTTCAGCATTCTCAAG GTATAATTCTGCTTCAACCGCTTATCAGGCTCCAACAGGGAATGTAGGTAGCTGTTCTCTGCTTGATAAATGTTCAGAAGCAGCAAAAACAGAATCAATGCAAAATCTTCAATCCAACTCAAATAGCACACCTCGCAATCTATGTTCCAATGGAAGTAGTAATAACAATGATGTGGGCACTACAACTAATAATGCTTTCGCCAAACCTTTGGTAATCAGAGACaagccaacaccaaaatctacaGTTAAATGCCTCCATCCTTCTTCTGCCTTCCAGCCAGTGCAGAATGACCAGACACTTCATGCTCAGCCTGTAATACAGG CTGCAGGTCCCCGATGTGGGTCATCTAACATGTTGAGCACACCCATGGAAGGAAATGCTGGTAATTACAGTATGAATGGGAGCAATGGCCAAAATGAGAGCTGCATTGCTTTGAATCCCAGAGGAATAAACTTGGAGAGCAATAGTGGGGCAGCTGGAAAAGACGAAAATCCTGGTACAGGTGATGAAAGTGGGAGCAGGAGCGGAGGCGGTCAAAATTGCTTTGCACTGAGAGAGGCTGCATTGAACAAATTCCGCCAGAAGAGGAAGGAGAGATGCTTTGAGAAGAAG GTTCGATACCAGAGTAGGAAGAAGCTGGCAGAACACAGACCCCGTGTCCGAGGACAATTTGTGCGACAAGTACCATTTGAACATAAAGATGAGGATGCACAGAGCTAA
- the LOC7458625 gene encoding uncharacterized protein LOC7458625: MKAQTKSINPLPGFEHKRDAYGFAVRPQHVQRYREYANIYKEEEEERSDRWQTFLEQQADSARLPMNGISSEKDSKELHAEAKEQETRNGSQKNIEGVDIRGEKPSSDVLLENVTEKEEKQPATSKKTHRIQIWTEIRPSLHAIEDMMSLRIKKKGNQSKDQQETKRERMVPPFEDAKSPKGAPEEDSEDEFYDVERSDLIQDAPASDGAPPTGTAPDALPLESSFPWKEELEVLVRGGVPMALRGELWQAFVGARARRVEKYYHDLLASETKSGNHADQQSDSNTKGSTTDTVCVQEKWKGQIEKDLPRTFPGHPALDNDGRNALRRLLTAYARHNPSVGYCQAMNFFAALLLLLMPEENAFWTLMGVIDDYFDGYYSEEMIESQVDQLVFEELVRERFPKLVNHLDYLGVQVAWVTGPWFLSIFMNMLPWESVLRVWDVLLYEGNRVMLFRTALALMELYGPALVTTKDAGDAVTLLQSLAGSTFDSSQLVFTACMGYQNVNETRLQELRNKHRQAVITTVEERTKGLQAWRDSQGLATKLYNFKHDPKSLLMETNKQTSGELSRSESGSTNADEVLVSLTGDTEIDSVPDLQDQVVWLKDELCKLLEEKRSIVLRAEELETALMEMVKQDNRRQLSARVEQLDQEVSELRRALADKQEQENAMLQVLMRVEQEQKVTEDARIYAEQDASAQRFAAQVLQEKYEQALASLAEMEKRMVMAESMLEATLQYQSGQLKAQPSPRSSHLDSQTRGNQEPAQDIPARKIGLLARPFGLGWRDRNKGKPATVEDASDDKPSNEVQNPSVEQETNGISAHDKE, from the exons ATGAAGGCCCAAACTAAATCTATTAACCCACTCCCCGGCTTTGAACACAAGAG GGATGCGTATGGATTTGCGGTGAGACCGCAGCATGTACAAAGATACAGAGAATATGCTAATATCTACAAG gaggaagaggaggaaagaTCGGATAGATGGCAAACCTTCCTGGAACAGCAGGCAGATTCAGCTCGATTGCCAATGAATGGGATATCTTCTGAGAAAGATAGCAAGGAATTGCATGCAGAAGCAAAAGAACAAGAGACCAGAAATGGCTCGCAGAAGAACATTGAAGGAGTTGATATACGTGGTGAGAAACCTAGTTCTGATGTTTTACTGGAAAATGTTACAGAAAAGGAGGAGAAACAGCCAGCAACCAGTAAAAAAACTCATAGGATCCAAATTTGGACCGAGATCAGACCATCCCTTCATGCCATCGAGGATATGATGAGTCTTCGCATCAAGAAGAAAGGCAATCAATCAAAAGACCAGCAAGAGACTAAAAGAGAAAGGATGGTACCTCCTTTTGAAGATGCTAAATCACCAAAAGGAGCACCTGAAGAGGATTCTGAAGATGAGTTTTATGATGTGGAAAGATCAGATCTAATTCAAGATGCCCCTGCCAGTGACGGTGCCCCTCCCACAGGTACTGCTCCTGATGCGCTGCCTCTAGAATCTTCATTTCCTTGGAAAGAAGAGCTGGAGGTCCTTGTACGCGGAGGAGTCCCAATGGCACTCAGGGGAGAG CTCTGGCAAGCATTCGTGGGTGCAAGGGCACGCCGAGTGGAGAAGTATTACCATGATCTGCTTGCTTCAGAAACTAAATCCGGAAATCATGCAGACCAACAGTCAGACAGTAATACTAAAGGTTCAACTACTGACACTGTTTGTGTACAAGAGAAATGGAAAGGTCAGATCGAGAAG GATTTGCCTAGAACTTTCCCAGGTCATCCTGCATTGGACAATGATGGTAGAAATGCTCTGAGGCGATTACTGACAGCATATGCTCGACATAACCCCTCCGTTGGGTACTGTCAG GCCATGAATTTTTTTGCTGCCTTGTTACTACTTCTGATGCCTGAAGAAAATGCCTTTTG GACACTGATGGGTGTTATTGATGACTATTTTGATGGCTATTACTCGGAGGAAATGATAGAGTCACAG GTTGACCAACTTGTTTTTGAGGAGCTGGTGCGCGAAAGGTTTCCTAAATTGG TCAACCATCTTGATTACCTGGGAGTGCAAGTTGCTTGGGTTACGGGGCCATGGTTCCTTTCCATATTCATGAATATGCTACCATGGGAAAGTG TTCTCCGAGTCTGGGATGTCCTCCTTTATGAAGGAAACCGTGTCATGCTATTTAGGACAGCACTTGCTTTGATGGAGTTATATG GCCCTGCATTAGTTACCACTAAGGATGCTGGAGATGCAGTTACTTTACTACAGTCACTGGCAGGCTCAACATTTGATAGCAGTCAACTTGTCTTCACAGCCTGCATGGGTTACCAAAATGTAAATGAAACCAGATTACAAGAGCTAAGAAATAAGCATCGGCAAGCTGTTATAACTACAGTTGAGGAAAGAACAAAGGGGCTTCAAGCTTGGAGGGATTCTCAGGGTCTGGCAACTAAGCTATATAATTTCAAGCATGATCCTAAGTCATTACTGATGGAAACAAATAAACAGACTAGTGGTGAATTATCTCGTTCAGAGTCTGGATCCACCAATGCAGATGAAGTTCTTGTTAGCTTGACAGGGGACACAGAAATAGATAGTGTTCCAGATCTTCAAGATCAG GTAGTGTGGTTGAAGGATGAACTGTGCAAGTTGCTAGAGGAGAAAAGATCTATTGTACTCAG AGCTGAGGAGTTGGAGACAGCTTTGATGGAGATGGTCAAGCAGGATAATCGGCGGCAATTGAGTGCTAGG GTTGAGCAGTTAGACCAAGAAGTTTCTGAGCTGCGGAGGGCTCTTGCTGATAAGCAGGAACAAGAAAATGCCATGCTGCAG GTCTTAATGCGGGTGGAACAAGAGCAAAAGGTAACCGAAGATGCTCGCATATATGCTGAGCAAGATGCATCAGCACAGAGATTTGCTGCTCAAGTGCTTCAG GAAAAGTATGAACAGGCCCTTGCGTCACTTGCTGAAATGGAGAAACGAATGGTTATGGCAGAATCAATGTTGGAGGCCACCTTGCAGTATCAATCTGGTCAACTTAAAGCACAACCTTCTCCACG ATCTTCACATCTAGATTCACAAACACGTGGAAATCAAGAGCCTGCACAAGATATACCTGCGAGAAAGATTGGTTTACTGGCTCGGCCGTTTGGACTTGGATGGCGTGACCGAAACAAG GGGAAACCCGCTACTGTTGAGGATGCAAGTGATGATAAGCCTTCGAATGAGGTGCAGAATCCAAGTGTTGAGCAGGAAACTAATGGCATTTCAGCACACGACAAGGAATAG
- the LOC7489617 gene encoding probable serine/threonine-protein kinase PBL7 isoform X2 produces the protein MALDVKEASKDGSSEYIAAHTFTFRELANATKNFRADCLLGEGGFGRVYKGRLESTNQVVAIKQLDRNGLQGNREFLVEVLMLSLLHHPNLVNLIGYCADGDQRLLVYEYMPLGSLEDHLHDLPPDKKRLDWNTRMKVAAGAAKGLEYLHDSANPPVIYRDLKCSNILLGEGYHPKLSDFGLAKLGPVGDETHVSTRVMGTYGYCAPEYAMTGQLTLKSDVYSFGVVLLEIITGRKAIDNSRAAGEHNLVAWARPLFKDRRKFAQMADPLLQGHYPMRGLYQALAVAAMCVQEQPNMRPLIADVVTALSYLASQNYDPETQPVQGSRTGPSTPGTRREQ, from the exons ATGGCACTGGATGTGAAGGAGGCTTCTAAGGATGGAAGCTCTGAATACATTGCAGCACATACATTCACATTTCGCGAACTGGCAAATGCAACAAAGAACTTCAGGGCAGATTGTCTTTTGGGTGAAGGAGGTTTTGGCAGAGTATATAAAGGGAGATTGGAGAGTACCAATCAG GTTGTAGCTATCAAGCAACTTGATCGTAATGGGCTGCAAGGGAATAGAGAGTTCCTTGTTGAAGTATTGATGTTGAGCCTACTCCACCATCCAAATCTCGTTAACTTGATTGGCTATTGTGCTGATGGAGATCAAAGACTTTTGGTTTATGAATACATGCCATTAGGATCCCTGGAAGACCATCTACATG ACCTGCCACCTGATAAAAAACGACTTGACTGGAATACAAGAATGAAAGTAGCTGCTGGTGCTGCGAAAGGCTTGGAGTATTTGCATGACAGTGCTAACCCCCCTGTTATATACCGTGATTTGAAATGCTCAAACATTTTACTTGGTGAAGGTTATCATCCCAAACTATCTGATTTTGGCTTGGCGAAATTGGGTCCTGTTGGTGACGAGACTCATGTATCCACCAGAGTGATGGGAACCTATGGATATTGTGCACCTGAATATGCAATGACAGGTCAGCTTACTCTgaaatcagatgtttatagCTTTGGTGTTGTTCTCCTTGAGATTATTACTGGGAGGAAAGCTATTGATAATTCAAGAGCCGCTGGGGAGCATAACTTGGTTGCATGG GCACGACCGTTATTTAAAGATCGGAGAAAATTTGCGCAGATGGCTGACCCATTACTCCAAGGCCACTATCCAATGAGGGGCTTGTATCAAGCTCTTGCTGTTGCTGCAATGTGTGTTCAAGAACAGCCTAATATGCGACCCCTTATAGCTGATGTAGTCACAGCACTTTCTTATCTTGCTTCCCAGAATTATGATCCAGAGACCCAGCCAGTCCAGGGCTCTCGCACAGGCCCTTCTACTCCTGGAACTAGAAGGGAACAATGA
- the LOC7458627 gene encoding adenylate kinase 1, chloroplastic has translation MAVLLRNPKTITRTTTCSIKPLSSCISRSFSSTTLNSETDLKVPSFFSCISPPLRQEPKDRNVQWVFLGCPGVGKGTYASRLSNLLGIPHIATGDLVREELNSSGTLSSQLKEIVNQGKLVSDEIIISLLSKRLEAGEAKGESGFILDGFPRTIRQAEILEGVTDIDLVVNLKLREEALLAKCLGRRICSQCGGNYNIASIDIKGENGKPGIYMAPLPAPPQCVPNLIQRADDTKEVVKERLRIYNEMSRPVEEFYRNRGKLLEFDLPGGIPESWPKLLEALNLDHEDKCTAAA, from the exons ATGGCAGTTCTTTTAAGAAACCCTAAAACCATAACAAGAACAACAACATGTTCAATAAAACCACTCTCTTCCTGTATTTCTCGAAGTTTTTCCTCAACTACGTTGAATTCCGAAACTGACCTCAAagtaccttcttttttttcttgcatttcccCCCCTCTCCGTCAAGAACCTAAGGACAGAAATGTACAATGGGTGTTTCTTGGCTGTCCTGGTGTAGGTAAAGGCACCTATGCTTCCCGGCTTTCCAATCTTCTCGGTATTCCTCACATCGCCACCGGTGATCTGGTCCGCGAGGAGCTCAATTCCTCTGGCACACTTTCCTCCCAG CTTAAGGAGATTGTGAATCAAGGGAAATTGGTTTCTGATGAGATTATTATAAGCTTATTGTCGAAACGTCTTGAAGCTGGAGAAGCTAAGGGTGAGTCTGGTTTCATTCTTGATGGTTTCCCTCGAACTATTAGACAAGCG GAAATTTTAGAGGGAGTAACAGACATTGACTTGGTGGTGAACCTAAAGCTTCGAGAAGAAGCTCTGCTTGCAAAATGCCTTGGGAGAAGGATTTGTAGTCAGTGTGGAGGAAATTACAACATTGCTTCCATTGACATCAAGGGTGAGAATGGGAAGCCTGGAATTTACATGGCTCCACTTCCAGCTCCTCCACAATGTGTACCGAACCTTATCCAACGAGCTGATGATACCAAAGAAGTTGTGAAGGAGCGACTTCGTATTTACAATGAAATG AGTCGACCTGTTGAGGAGTTCTACCGCAATCGTGGGAAGTTGTTGGAGTTTGATCTTCCTGGAGGAATTCCAGAATCCTGGCCAAAGCTGCTGGAAGCTCTGAATCTTGACCACGAGGATAAATGCACTGCAGCAGCATGA
- the LOC7458626 gene encoding two-component response regulator-like PRR37 isoform X1, which yields MLSMNNGFAEQNHIVEDEQKKIRDGIMGEDQELSEEGESQINEDEKDVNDKGMESLQVLTDAQVVIQSQHQQSQGPLVHWERFLPRRSLKVLLVENDDSTRHVVSALLRNCGYEATAVANGLQAWKLLQDLTNHIDLVLTEVAMPCLSGIGLLSNIMSHKTCRNIPVIMMSSHDSMNVVFRCLSKGAVDFLVKPIRKNELKILWQHVWRRCHSASGSGSESAVRIQKSLKSKGADESDNDTDSNDDDDIGSIGLNARDGSDNGSGTQSSWTKRAVEVDSPKPMLPWDQLADPPDSTFAQVIHSRSEACDNWVPLATTKKFGKQDDELDNFVMGKDLEIGVPRIPNLQHKDLSKEVLTNIAGNNGEKFREIKSEQDSGHLEKGQLELNSEKHNTELRNQGNDLKGVSTNITNPQIESEVVDISNSLSSNKKNEVIYETKEMPSLELVLKRLRDTGDAWASANDRNVLRHSDLSAFSRYNSASTAYQAPTGNVGSCSLLDKCSEAAKTESMQNLQSNSNSTPRNLCSNGSSNNNDVGTTTNNAFAKPLVIRDKPTPKSTVKCLHPSSAFQPVQNDQTLHAQPVIQGKGDAPIANTILAQSRGMNQQGQVQHHRHCVHNMPLTIRNDLSLKNMAAAGPRCGSSNMLSTPMEGNAGNYSMNGSNGQNESCIALNPRGINLESNSGAAGKDENPGTGDESGSRSGGGQNCFALREAALNKFRQKRKERCFEKKVRYQSRKKLAEHRPRVRGQFVRQVPFEHKDEDAQS from the exons ATGCTCTCAATGAACAACGGGTTTGCGGAGCAAAATCATATTGTAGAAGATGAGCAGAAGAAAATAAGGGACGGGATCATGGGTGAGGACCAGGAGCTCTCAGAGGAAGGTGAGTCCCAGATTAATGAGGATGAAAAAGATGTGAATGATAAGGGCATGGAATCGCTTCAGGTCCTGACCGATGCACAGGTTGTTATTCAGAGCCAACACCAACAGTCTCAAGGGCCTTTGGTTCACTGGGAGAGGTTCCTGCCTCGTCGGTCTCTAAAGGTTCTGCTTGTGGAAAATGATGATTCAACTCGCCATGTTGTCAGTGCGTTGCTTCGAAATTGCGGCTACGAAG ctacTGCTGTAGCAAATGGTCTACAAGCTTGGAAGCTGTTACAAGATCTGACAAATCACATTGATCTTGTTTTAACTGAGGTGGCTATGCCTTGTTTATCAGGCATTGGCCTTTTAAGCAACATTATGAGCCACAAAACTTGCAGGAATATTCCTGTAATTA TGATGTCATCTCATGATTCCATGAATGTAGTCTTTAGGTGTTTGTCAAAGGGTGCAGTTGACTTTTTAGTGAAGCCTATTCGAAAAAATGAGCTTAAAATCCTTTGGCAACATGTTTGGAGGAGGTGCCACAGC GCTAGTGGTAGCGGGAGTGAGAGTGCTGTACGGATTCAAAAATCCTTGAAGTCAAAAGGTGCTGATGAGTCCGATAATGATACTGACAGCAATGATGACGATGACATTGGAAGCATTGGTTTGAATGCAAGGGATGGAAGTGACAACGGAAGTGGTAcccag AGTTCCTGGACAAAGAGGGCCGTTGAAGTTGACAGTCCCAAACCAATGTTACCGTGGGACCAATTAGCTGATCCTCCTGATAGCACATTCGCCCAGGTTATTCACTCAAGGTCTGAGGCATGTGACAACTGGGTGCCCCTGGCTACAACGAAGAAGTTTGGAAAGCAGGATGATGAACTTG ATAACTTTGTTATGGGCAAGGACTTGGAGATAGGAGTACCTAGAATTCCAAATTTGCAGCATAAAGATCTAAGCAAAGAGGTACTGACCAACATAGCAGGGAATAATGGAGAGAAATTTCGTGAAATAAAATCAGAACAGGACAGTGGGCATTTAGAGAAAGGACAACTGGAGCTCAACAGTGAAAAACACAATACAGAATTGAGAAACCAAGGCAATGATCTCAAGGGTGTCAGCACAAACATTACTAATCCTCAGATTGAAAGTGAAGTCGTAGACATCTCAAACAGTCTCTCTTCTAACAAAAAGAATGAGGTCATCTATGAGACCAAGGAGATGCCTTCTCTTGAACTGGTTTTGAAAAGGCTGAGAGATACTGGAGATGCTTGGGCCAGTGCCAATGACCGAAATGTGTTGAGACATTCAGACCTTTCAGCATTCTCAAG GTATAATTCTGCTTCAACCGCTTATCAGGCTCCAACAGGGAATGTAGGTAGCTGTTCTCTGCTTGATAAATGTTCAGAAGCAGCAAAAACAGAATCAATGCAAAATCTTCAATCCAACTCAAATAGCACACCTCGCAATCTATGTTCCAATGGAAGTAGTAATAACAATGATGTGGGCACTACAACTAATAATGCTTTCGCCAAACCTTTGGTAATCAGAGACaagccaacaccaaaatctacaGTTAAATGCCTCCATCCTTCTTCTGCCTTCCAGCCAGTGCAGAATGACCAGACACTTCATGCTCAGCCTGTAATACAGGGTAAGGGTGATGCTCCAATCGCTAACACAATTCTGGCTCAATCAAGAGGCATGAACCAGCAAGGCCAAGTGCAACACCATCGTCACTGTGTTCATAACATGCCCCTCACCATCCGCAATGATTTGTCTTTGAAAAATATGGCAGCTGCAGGTCCCCGATGTGGGTCATCTAACATGTTGAGCACACCCATGGAAGGAAATGCTGGTAATTACAGTATGAATGGGAGCAATGGCCAAAATGAGAGCTGCATTGCTTTGAATCCCAGAGGAATAAACTTGGAGAGCAATAGTGGGGCAGCTGGAAAAGACGAAAATCCTGGTACAGGTGATGAAAGTGGGAGCAGGAGCGGAGGCGGTCAAAATTGCTTTGCACTGAGAGAGGCTGCATTGAACAAATTCCGCCAGAAGAGGAAGGAGAGATGCTTTGAGAAGAAG GTTCGATACCAGAGTAGGAAGAAGCTGGCAGAACACAGACCCCGTGTCCGAGGACAATTTGTGCGACAAGTACCATTTGAACATAAAGATGAGGATGCACAGAGCTAA
- the LOC7489617 gene encoding probable serine/threonine-protein kinase PBL7 isoform X1, giving the protein MGCFSCAGKSRKNGSNKKPDDQIPSSSDKTKSNMALDVKEASKDGSSEYIAAHTFTFRELANATKNFRADCLLGEGGFGRVYKGRLESTNQVVAIKQLDRNGLQGNREFLVEVLMLSLLHHPNLVNLIGYCADGDQRLLVYEYMPLGSLEDHLHDLPPDKKRLDWNTRMKVAAGAAKGLEYLHDSANPPVIYRDLKCSNILLGEGYHPKLSDFGLAKLGPVGDETHVSTRVMGTYGYCAPEYAMTGQLTLKSDVYSFGVVLLEIITGRKAIDNSRAAGEHNLVAWARPLFKDRRKFAQMADPLLQGHYPMRGLYQALAVAAMCVQEQPNMRPLIADVVTALSYLASQNYDPETQPVQGSRTGPSTPGTRREQ; this is encoded by the exons ATGGGTTGCTTTTCTTGTGCTGGAAAGTCCAGAAAAAATGGCAGTAACAAGAAGCCTGATGATCAGATCCCGTCATCTTCAG ATAAAACAAAGTCAAATATGGCACTGGATGTGAAGGAGGCTTCTAAGGATGGAAGCTCTGAATACATTGCAGCACATACATTCACATTTCGCGAACTGGCAAATGCAACAAAGAACTTCAGGGCAGATTGTCTTTTGGGTGAAGGAGGTTTTGGCAGAGTATATAAAGGGAGATTGGAGAGTACCAATCAG GTTGTAGCTATCAAGCAACTTGATCGTAATGGGCTGCAAGGGAATAGAGAGTTCCTTGTTGAAGTATTGATGTTGAGCCTACTCCACCATCCAAATCTCGTTAACTTGATTGGCTATTGTGCTGATGGAGATCAAAGACTTTTGGTTTATGAATACATGCCATTAGGATCCCTGGAAGACCATCTACATG ACCTGCCACCTGATAAAAAACGACTTGACTGGAATACAAGAATGAAAGTAGCTGCTGGTGCTGCGAAAGGCTTGGAGTATTTGCATGACAGTGCTAACCCCCCTGTTATATACCGTGATTTGAAATGCTCAAACATTTTACTTGGTGAAGGTTATCATCCCAAACTATCTGATTTTGGCTTGGCGAAATTGGGTCCTGTTGGTGACGAGACTCATGTATCCACCAGAGTGATGGGAACCTATGGATATTGTGCACCTGAATATGCAATGACAGGTCAGCTTACTCTgaaatcagatgtttatagCTTTGGTGTTGTTCTCCTTGAGATTATTACTGGGAGGAAAGCTATTGATAATTCAAGAGCCGCTGGGGAGCATAACTTGGTTGCATGG GCACGACCGTTATTTAAAGATCGGAGAAAATTTGCGCAGATGGCTGACCCATTACTCCAAGGCCACTATCCAATGAGGGGCTTGTATCAAGCTCTTGCTGTTGCTGCAATGTGTGTTCAAGAACAGCCTAATATGCGACCCCTTATAGCTGATGTAGTCACAGCACTTTCTTATCTTGCTTCCCAGAATTATGATCCAGAGACCCAGCCAGTCCAGGGCTCTCGCACAGGCCCTTCTACTCCTGGAACTAGAAGGGAACAATGA
- the LOC7458628 gene encoding protein TONNEAU 1a codes for MDDYTREMMDLKTLVTRTLEKKGVLAKIRAELRASVFEAIEEEDRVIEKDEGLPPALLGSCNDRAKQLHASPSGRLLTALICEYLDWAQLNHTLKVYLPECNLQKDSWKAELNEFSSKNGYDLNRNGDSGPLLLDVLEGFLKFENLSQGRGAGRRVPEAESLSNVESRNIRMRRPSSSSVAGGLPPLGRPASSLASDRRAGSSMSGYRKDDYSRRYDSEELPEDVIQASAALENLQLDRKARNLTSSWRHAGDVISDDDGRVDHI; via the exons atggacgaTTACACGAGAGAAATGATGGACCTGAAAACACTCGTCACTCGAACCCTAGAGAAGAAAGGCGTCCTTGCTAAGATCCGG GCTGAACTCAGGGCAAGTGTTTTTGAGGCAATTGAAGAGGAGGATAGGGTGATTGAAAAAGATGAAGGCTTACCTCCTGCATTATTGGGTAGCTGCAATGATCGTGCTAAACAACTTCATGCTTCTCCATCAG GGAGGCTGCTAACTGCACTGATATGTGAATACTTAGACTGGGCGCAGCTAAACCATACACTAAAAGTCTATCTACCAGAATGCAATTTG CAAAAAGATTCTTGGAAAGCTGAGTTGAATGAATTTAGTAGCAAGAATGGATATGATCTGAACAGGAATGGCGATAGCGGCCCTTTGCTTTTGGATGTTCTTGAAGGATTCTTGAAATTTGAG AATTTATCACAAGGAAGGGGTGCTGGAAGGAGAGTACCAGAGGCCGAGTCCTTATCCAATGTAGAGTCTAGGAATATACGAATGCGAAGACCCTCTTCATCATCTGTTGCTGGTGGCTTACCTCCACTAGGAAG ACCAGCTTCTTCCCTGGCATCTG ATAGGAGAGCAGGGTCTTCCATGTCTGGTTACAGGAAAGATGATTACAGTAGGAGATATGACAGTGAAGAACTTCCTGAGGATGTGATTCAAGCTTCTGCTGCCCTGGAAAACCTTCAGTTGGACAGAAAAGCTCGGAATCTTACTTCATCTTGGAG GCATGCGGGGGATGTCATCAGTGATGATGATGGGAGGGTTGACCATATTTAG